The Propionibacterium freudenreichii subsp. freudenreichii genome contains a region encoding:
- a CDS encoding Mur ligase family protein, with the protein MPSNSSRPAPGRAQPINALPFGTGLGRRVWRDAAIGLGNLAALASRAAGRGTGTSIRGQVITKLYPPAFDELIAGRRIAAVSGTNGKTTTTHLLTAALRAVKGDQNVVTNADGANLREGIASAISQNMSAPLAVLETDEQVVPELITQGHPEVLIMLNFSRDQLDRHHEIKSLGKKWRDALIATGTAGPVAVANIHDPLVTWSAEAAHRAVWVDMGVGWTQDAALCPNCGSVLIYQTDDWHCPGCPLRMHQPDFTVRGDDISTPQGQHWTLHLQVPGRFNRGNATCAFAAAIIMGVDPQIALDAMAGVRAPAGRFAVGTFGETRARLLLAKNPAGWAESILIMDSDPVILAIDSAIADGADVSWLWDVDFEQLAGKHVVCTGPRAQDLAVRLSYAEVEHSIVPDLSEALHGDYPGQVDVLATYTAFLNLCRMGGVTW; encoded by the coding sequence ATGCCGTCGAACAGCTCGAGGCCCGCACCCGGACGAGCCCAACCCATCAACGCCCTCCCGTTCGGCACCGGACTGGGACGTCGCGTCTGGCGCGATGCCGCCATCGGGCTGGGCAACCTGGCCGCGTTGGCGTCGCGGGCCGCCGGACGCGGCACCGGCACCTCGATCCGGGGCCAGGTGATCACCAAGCTCTATCCGCCCGCCTTCGACGAGCTGATCGCCGGGCGCCGCATCGCCGCCGTCTCGGGCACCAACGGCAAGACCACCACCACGCACCTGCTGACCGCCGCCCTGCGCGCCGTCAAGGGCGACCAGAATGTGGTGACCAATGCCGACGGCGCCAACCTCCGCGAGGGCATCGCCTCGGCGATCTCGCAGAACATGTCGGCACCCCTAGCCGTGCTGGAGACCGATGAGCAGGTGGTGCCCGAGCTCATCACCCAGGGCCATCCCGAAGTGCTCATCATGCTGAACTTCAGCCGCGACCAGCTCGACCGCCACCATGAGATCAAGTCACTCGGCAAGAAGTGGCGCGATGCCCTGATCGCCACCGGCACCGCTGGTCCGGTCGCCGTGGCGAACATCCATGACCCCCTGGTCACCTGGTCGGCGGAGGCCGCCCACCGCGCCGTGTGGGTCGACATGGGGGTCGGCTGGACGCAGGATGCCGCGCTGTGCCCGAACTGCGGTTCGGTGCTCATCTACCAGACCGACGACTGGCACTGCCCCGGCTGCCCGCTGCGGATGCACCAGCCCGATTTCACCGTGCGTGGCGACGACATCTCCACCCCGCAGGGCCAGCACTGGACGCTGCACCTGCAGGTCCCCGGACGCTTCAACCGCGGCAACGCCACCTGCGCCTTCGCCGCGGCCATCATCATGGGCGTCGACCCGCAGATCGCCCTGGACGCCATGGCCGGCGTCCGGGCGCCCGCAGGCCGCTTCGCGGTGGGCACCTTCGGCGAGACGCGGGCACGCCTGCTGCTCGCCAAGAACCCGGCCGGATGGGCCGAATCGATCCTCATCATGGACTCCGATCCGGTGATCCTGGCCATCGACTCGGCCATCGCCGATGGCGCCGACGTGAGCTGGCTGTGGGATGTCGACTTCGAGCAATTGGCGGGCAAGCACGTGGTGTGCACCGGCCCGCGGGCCCAGGACCTGGCGGTGCGGCTTTCGTACGCCGAGGTGGAGCACTCGATCGTCCCTGACCTGTCCGAGGCACTGCACGGCGACTATCCCGGCCAGGTCGACGTGCTCGCGACCTATACGGCCTTCCTCAACCTGTGCCGGATGGGTGGCGTGACATGGTGA
- the orn gene encoding oligoribonuclease, with the protein MLVWIDCEMTGLDLANDELIEVACLVTDGELNVQGDGIDVLVQPSKHALDHMGEFVTEMHTKSGLLAELKNVKTTMREAEEQVLAYIKKYVPTERKAPLAGNTIGTDRTFLAKDMPELEAWVHYRNVDVSSIKELAKRWYPRTYYQAPDKHGNHRALADIQESIEELKYFRAAIMVPEPGPTASEARALAHKYQGSLTGFSDPDEPPEADFAGEPDTGSASKD; encoded by the coding sequence ATGCTCGTGTGGATCGACTGCGAAATGACGGGGCTTGACCTTGCCAACGACGAACTGATTGAGGTTGCCTGTCTGGTCACAGACGGCGAACTCAATGTGCAGGGCGATGGCATTGATGTGCTCGTCCAGCCCAGCAAACACGCCCTCGACCATATGGGTGAGTTCGTGACCGAGATGCACACCAAGTCGGGTCTGCTCGCGGAGCTGAAGAACGTGAAGACGACGATGCGCGAGGCCGAGGAGCAGGTGCTCGCCTACATCAAGAAGTACGTGCCCACCGAGCGCAAGGCGCCGCTGGCCGGCAACACGATCGGCACCGACCGCACCTTCCTGGCCAAGGACATGCCCGAGCTCGAGGCCTGGGTGCACTACCGCAATGTGGACGTGAGCTCGATCAAGGAGCTCGCCAAGCGCTGGTACCCGCGCACCTACTACCAGGCCCCCGACAAGCACGGCAACCATCGTGCGCTGGCCGACATCCAGGAATCGATCGAGGAGTTGAAGTACTTCCGCGCCGCGATCATGGTTCCCGAGCCCGGCCCCACGGCGTCCGAGGCACGTGCGCTCGCCCACAAGTACCAGGGCAGCCTCACCGGATTCTCGGACCCCGACGAGCCGCCCGAGGCCGATTTCGCCGGCGAGCCCGACACCGGTTCGGCTTCCAAGGACTGA
- a CDS encoding GroES family chaperonin, which yields MLHERVLVSMESEKGEHRSEGGILIPSTVQMAHRLAWARVMAVGPSVRAVKVGDRVLFDPAERSEVEVRNKVYVLLRERDLHAVADEQLSDAETGLYL from the coding sequence ATGCTGCACGAGCGCGTACTCGTGTCGATGGAGTCCGAGAAGGGCGAACATCGCAGCGAGGGCGGCATCCTCATCCCGTCCACCGTGCAGATGGCACATCGCCTCGCCTGGGCCCGCGTGATGGCCGTCGGCCCCAGCGTGCGCGCCGTGAAGGTGGGCGACCGGGTGCTGTTCGACCCCGCCGAGCGTTCCGAGGTGGAGGTGCGCAACAAGGTCTACGTCCTGCTGCGCGAACGCGACCTCCACGCGGTGGCCGATGAGCAGCTGTCCGACGCCGAAACCGGGCTCTACCTGTGA
- a CDS encoding ATP-binding cassette domain-containing protein — protein sequence MASAPHDMIRVQGARENNLKNITLEIPKRKLTVFTGVSGSGKSSLVFDTIASESRRLIDETYSAFLQGFMPTLGRPDVDLLSGLTTAIVVDQAQLGANPRSTVGTVTDADAFLRVLFSRAGSPHIGSPKAFSFNVATMRGGGTMTVKKGTTGQAQAVKRSFNVVGGMCPRCEGRGTISEFKLAELYDEDLSLSQGAMLAPGYKAGGWNYRIYAESGMYSPDKPIKQFTKKELNDFLYHEPERRKIAGINMTYEGLVPRLQKSMLSKDPEQMQPHIRAFVDKAVTFATCPDCDGTRLSAEARSSKIDGLSIADANALQVTELADWLGGLELPGLGPLVTTLRAILTAFDDIGLGYLSLNRASGTLSGGESQRVKLIRNIGSPLTDITYVFDEPTAGLHPADVHRMNQMLLQLRDKGNTVLVVEHEPETIRIADHIVDLGPGAGSHGGELCCQGDLAGLRASDTLTGRHLDDRVAAKQAWRTPTGTLPIRHASLHNLRDVSVDIPLGVLCVVTGVAGSGKSSLVQESLPADAEAVYIDQTQVKSSRRSNPATYTGLLDPVRKAFAKANGVKPALFSSNSEGACPNCHGAGVVYTDLAMMGGVSSVCEVCEGKRFEPGVLLYKLAGLDISQVLALPFDEARDYFGAGPAKIAAAQKIVGRMIDVGLGYLSLGQPLTTLSGGERQRLKLAIQLGARGGIQVLDEPTAGLHPADVEQLLALLDKLVNQGHSLIVVEHDLAVMAHADWIIDMGPGAGNQGGQVTFEGHPADLAATGSGPTARYLAEYLGS from the coding sequence ATGGCCTCAGCTCCACACGACATGATCCGGGTGCAGGGCGCCCGCGAGAACAACCTGAAGAACATCACGCTGGAGATCCCCAAGCGCAAGCTCACTGTGTTCACCGGGGTCTCGGGATCGGGCAAGAGCTCCCTGGTGTTCGACACCATCGCCTCGGAATCGCGTCGCCTCATCGACGAGACCTACAGCGCCTTCCTGCAGGGATTCATGCCCACCCTGGGCCGTCCGGACGTCGACCTCCTGTCGGGCCTCACCACCGCGATCGTGGTGGACCAGGCGCAACTCGGCGCCAACCCGCGCTCCACCGTCGGCACCGTCACCGACGCCGACGCCTTCCTGCGGGTGCTCTTCAGCCGCGCCGGCAGCCCCCACATCGGCTCACCCAAGGCGTTCTCGTTCAACGTGGCCACGATGCGCGGCGGCGGCACGATGACCGTCAAGAAGGGAACCACCGGACAAGCCCAGGCCGTGAAGCGCTCCTTCAACGTGGTCGGCGGCATGTGCCCCCGCTGCGAGGGACGCGGCACCATCTCCGAATTCAAGCTGGCCGAGCTCTACGACGAGGACCTGTCACTGTCCCAGGGCGCCATGCTGGCCCCCGGATACAAGGCCGGCGGCTGGAACTACCGCATCTACGCCGAATCGGGCATGTACAGCCCCGACAAGCCCATCAAGCAGTTCACCAAGAAGGAACTGAACGACTTCCTCTACCACGAGCCGGAACGCCGCAAGATCGCCGGCATCAATATGACCTACGAGGGCCTCGTGCCGCGCCTTCAGAAATCGATGTTGTCCAAGGACCCCGAACAGATGCAGCCACATATCCGGGCCTTCGTCGACAAGGCGGTCACCTTCGCCACCTGCCCCGACTGCGACGGCACGCGACTGTCTGCCGAAGCCCGCTCGTCGAAGATCGACGGCCTGTCGATCGCCGACGCGAATGCCCTGCAGGTCACCGAATTGGCCGACTGGCTCGGTGGCCTCGAGCTGCCGGGACTGGGCCCGCTGGTCACCACCCTGCGCGCGATCCTCACCGCCTTCGACGACATCGGCCTGGGCTACCTGAGCCTGAATCGGGCGTCGGGCACCCTGTCGGGCGGCGAATCACAGCGCGTCAAGCTCATCCGCAACATCGGCTCGCCACTGACCGATATCACCTATGTGTTCGACGAGCCCACCGCCGGCCTGCACCCCGCCGACGTGCACCGCATGAACCAGATGCTGTTGCAGCTGCGCGACAAGGGCAACACGGTGCTGGTGGTGGAGCACGAACCAGAGACAATCCGCATCGCCGACCACATCGTCGACCTCGGACCCGGCGCCGGGTCCCACGGCGGCGAACTCTGCTGCCAGGGTGACCTGGCCGGGCTGCGGGCGTCCGACACCCTGACCGGCCGCCACCTGGACGACCGCGTTGCGGCCAAGCAGGCCTGGCGCACCCCCACCGGAACCCTGCCGATCCGCCACGCCAGCCTGCACAACCTGCGCGATGTGAGCGTCGACATCCCGCTGGGAGTGCTCTGCGTGGTCACCGGCGTCGCCGGCTCCGGCAAGAGCTCGCTGGTGCAGGAATCACTGCCCGCCGACGCCGAGGCGGTCTACATCGACCAGACGCAGGTCAAGAGCTCACGCCGCTCCAACCCCGCCACCTACACCGGACTGCTCGACCCGGTGCGCAAGGCCTTCGCCAAGGCCAACGGCGTCAAGCCGGCGCTGTTCAGCTCCAACTCCGAGGGAGCCTGCCCGAACTGCCACGGTGCCGGTGTGGTCTACACCGATCTGGCGATGATGGGTGGGGTCTCCAGCGTCTGCGAGGTCTGTGAGGGCAAGCGCTTCGAGCCGGGCGTGCTGCTCTACAAGCTGGCCGGCCTCGACATCTCCCAGGTGCTCGCCCTGCCGTTCGACGAGGCGCGCGACTACTTCGGCGCCGGACCGGCCAAGATCGCCGCCGCCCAGAAGATCGTGGGACGCATGATCGACGTCGGGCTGGGCTACCTGTCGCTCGGCCAGCCGCTCACGACCCTGTCTGGCGGAGAGCGCCAACGACTCAAGCTGGCCATCCAGCTGGGGGCCAGGGGCGGCATCCAGGTGCTCGACGAACCCACTGCCGGACTGCATCCGGCCGATGTGGAGCAACTGCTCGCGCTGCTCGACAAGCTCGTGAACCAGGGGCACTCCCTGATCGTGGTGGAGCACGACCTGGCCGTGATGGCCCACGCCGACTGGATCATCGACATGGGCCCCGGGGCCGGCAACCAGGGCGGCCAGGTCACCTTCGAGGGCCATCCGGCTGACCTGGCCGCCACCGGTTCCGGGCCCACCGCCCGCTACCTCGCCGAGTACCTGGGGTCCTGA
- a CDS encoding HD domain-containing protein, producing MDNVDDGALTSTDAVGLAREVATRAHAGQVDKAGEPYIGHPRRVARRAGELAGGRGSGFRDAAEAVGWLHDVVEDTELDGPDLRRLGFSDEVVAAVLALTRRVGEPEPDYAARVAANELAMVVKRADLADNTDPARTALLDEETRVRLAEKYRVFRGLLDAALFEAGE from the coding sequence ATGGACAACGTGGACGATGGCGCGCTCACGAGCACCGATGCCGTCGGGTTGGCGCGCGAGGTAGCGACGCGGGCCCATGCCGGCCAGGTGGACAAGGCGGGGGAGCCCTACATCGGTCACCCACGGCGGGTGGCGCGGCGTGCCGGCGAACTGGCTGGCGGGCGGGGGTCGGGGTTCCGCGATGCGGCGGAGGCGGTCGGCTGGCTGCACGACGTGGTGGAGGACACCGAGCTGGATGGCCCAGACCTTCGTCGGCTCGGGTTCAGCGACGAGGTTGTGGCGGCGGTGTTGGCGCTGACGCGCAGGGTGGGGGAGCCCGAGCCCGATTATGCGGCGCGGGTTGCCGCGAATGAGCTCGCGATGGTCGTGAAGCGCGCAGACCTGGCCGATAACACCGACCCGGCTCGCACGGCGTTGCTCGATGAGGAGACCCGGGTGCGGTTGGCGGAGAAGTATCGGGTGTTTCGGGGGTTGTTGGATGCGGCCTTGTTCGAAGCGGGTGAGTGA
- a CDS encoding L-ribulose-5-phosphate 4-epimerase — translation MATLKDFSQATRAEVRAVREVVAALHDQLVAWNLVMWTAGNVSQRLHSADLLVIKPSGVRYEHLTPESMVVTDLQGNLVDGAGSPSSDTSSHAYIYRHMPEVFGVCHTHSTYATAWAATGKSIPCALTMMGDEFGGPVPVGPFRLIGSEAIGAGVVDTLKQFPRSPAVLMQNHGPFTIGRDAEAAVKAAAMTEEVAHTMWAAQQLGGVIEIAPDDVDKLNDRYQNVYGQH, via the coding sequence ATGGCAACACTCAAGGACTTCTCGCAGGCCACTCGGGCGGAGGTCCGTGCCGTGCGCGAGGTCGTCGCCGCACTGCACGACCAGTTGGTGGCCTGGAACCTCGTGATGTGGACCGCGGGCAATGTCTCGCAGCGCCTCCACTCGGCCGACCTCCTGGTGATCAAGCCCTCCGGCGTGCGCTACGAGCACCTGACCCCCGAATCGATGGTGGTCACCGACCTGCAGGGCAACCTCGTGGACGGCGCCGGCTCGCCCTCCTCCGACACCTCCTCGCATGCCTACATCTATCGGCACATGCCCGAGGTCTTCGGCGTATGCCACACCCACTCCACCTATGCCACCGCCTGGGCGGCCACCGGGAAGTCGATCCCCTGCGCGCTGACCATGATGGGCGACGAATTCGGTGGCCCCGTGCCCGTGGGACCCTTCCGCCTCATCGGATCGGAGGCGATCGGAGCCGGTGTCGTCGACACGCTCAAGCAGTTCCCCAGGTCGCCCGCCGTCCTCATGCAGAACCATGGGCCATTCACCATCGGGCGCGACGCCGAGGCCGCGGTCAAGGCCGCCGCGATGACCGAGGAGGTGGCGCACACGATGTGGGCCGCCCAACAACTCGGTGGGGTGATCGAAATCGCCCCCGACGACGTCGACAAGCTCAACGACCGTTACCAGAATGTCTACGGGCAGCATTGA
- the bcp gene encoding thioredoxin-dependent thiol peroxidase, with protein MSTLAPGDPAPEFALPDADGNIVRLSDHAARTVVVYFYPAALTPGCTVQAIDFTASLDEFTQSGVDVIGISPDTTDKLAKFRMRKNLRVTLLADPQHTAIDAYGVWGTKMIFGKPIDGIIRSTFVVDVDADGRGTVREALYDVRAAGHVDRLRKKLGIPAAV; from the coding sequence ATGTCGACGCTTGCCCCCGGTGACCCGGCCCCTGAATTCGCACTTCCCGACGCCGATGGCAACATCGTGCGGTTGTCCGACCACGCCGCACGCACCGTGGTGGTCTACTTCTACCCCGCGGCCCTCACCCCCGGATGCACCGTGCAGGCCATCGACTTCACCGCCTCACTCGACGAGTTCACCCAATCGGGCGTCGACGTGATCGGCATCTCACCCGACACCACCGACAAGCTGGCGAAGTTCCGGATGCGCAAGAACCTGCGCGTCACGCTGCTGGCCGATCCGCAGCACACCGCCATCGATGCCTACGGCGTGTGGGGCACCAAGATGATCTTCGGCAAGCCCATCGACGGGATCATCCGCTCCACCTTCGTGGTGGACGTCGACGCCGACGGCAGGGGCACTGTGCGCGAGGCCCTCTACGACGTGCGCGCCGCCGGCCATGTGGACCGCCTGCGCAAGAAGCTCGGCATCCCCGCCGCGGTCTGA
- a CDS encoding cobalt-precorrin-6A reductase — protein MSTGSIDPEVLVLGGTRLARQLARTLTDAGISALTSLAGRTRAPRQLPGPTRHGGFGGVEGLARWLHDNRPRVVVNATHAFAATISAHAARACRRADLPLARLVPTSWAAQPDAATWIWVADNASAVRVVRALPDPVLLTVGRQATAEYLALGDRDITHRVIDAPDEGLPPRWRLLNARGPFSEAAEEALMDDPGHRIATLVTKDSGGDQPAAKLVVAARTGARVVMIARPPVPDYGIVLHDVADTLDWVRSALG, from the coding sequence ATGTCTACGGGCAGCATTGATCCCGAGGTGCTGGTCCTGGGCGGCACCCGGCTTGCCCGGCAACTGGCCCGGACTCTGACCGACGCCGGCATCAGCGCCCTGACCTCCCTGGCGGGCCGCACCCGGGCTCCGCGGCAGTTACCGGGCCCCACGCGCCATGGCGGCTTCGGCGGCGTCGAGGGGCTGGCCCGGTGGCTGCATGACAATCGGCCACGCGTGGTGGTGAACGCCACCCATGCCTTCGCGGCCACCATCAGCGCGCACGCGGCCCGGGCCTGCCGACGGGCCGACCTTCCGTTGGCCCGGCTGGTGCCCACCAGTTGGGCGGCACAGCCCGACGCCGCCACCTGGATCTGGGTGGCCGACAATGCCTCCGCCGTCCGGGTGGTGCGAGCGCTGCCCGATCCGGTGCTGCTCACCGTGGGCCGCCAGGCGACGGCTGAATACCTGGCCCTGGGTGATCGCGACATCACCCACCGGGTGATCGACGCCCCCGACGAAGGGCTCCCGCCGCGATGGCGGCTGCTGAACGCCCGCGGCCCCTTCAGCGAAGCCGCCGAGGAGGCGCTGATGGACGATCCCGGTCATCGCATCGCCACCCTGGTGACCAAGGACTCCGGCGGGGATCAGCCAGCCGCGAAACTCGTGGTGGCCGCCCGCACCGGTGCCCGCGTGGTGATGATCGCCCGTCCACCGGTCCCTGACTACGGAATCGTGCTCCATGACGTGGCCGACACGCTCGACTGGGTGCGTTCCGCGCTGGGTTGA
- a CDS encoding type 1 glutamine amidotransferase, with product MVKPIKIVVVYQSLLGIYGDRGNGMVLAKRLSWRGIASELIMVEPGQPVPTNGAVYLLGGGEDQAQIAAVDALRADGGLFRALDDGAVLFSVCAGYQILGNSFTVGDDDTVIEGLGLLDVDTRRGPVRAVGEVLSHWMTPEGDDYLLTGFENHGGYTTLGPKAAPFARVELGVGNRGDGTDGAVQGRVMGIYPHGPLLPRNPLLADYLLGVALDRRLEPLPNEQVNDELATLRHQRINVVRHTKSLSEDTRWLGERS from the coding sequence ATGGTGAAGCCGATCAAGATCGTGGTGGTCTACCAGAGCCTGCTGGGCATCTACGGCGACCGCGGCAATGGCATGGTGCTGGCCAAGCGCCTGTCGTGGCGCGGCATCGCCTCGGAGCTCATCATGGTGGAACCGGGCCAGCCGGTGCCCACCAACGGGGCCGTCTACCTGCTGGGTGGCGGCGAGGACCAGGCCCAGATCGCGGCCGTGGACGCCCTGCGGGCCGATGGTGGGCTCTTCCGGGCGCTGGACGACGGGGCCGTGCTGTTCTCCGTCTGCGCCGGCTACCAGATCCTGGGGAACAGCTTCACCGTCGGCGACGACGACACCGTGATCGAGGGACTCGGACTGCTGGATGTGGACACCCGTCGTGGCCCGGTCCGCGCCGTCGGCGAGGTGCTCAGCCACTGGATGACGCCCGAGGGCGACGACTACCTGCTGACCGGCTTTGAGAACCATGGTGGCTATACGACCCTGGGTCCGAAGGCTGCCCCGTTCGCGAGGGTGGAGCTCGGCGTCGGCAACCGTGGCGACGGCACCGACGGGGCCGTCCAGGGGCGTGTGATGGGCATCTATCCCCATGGCCCCCTGCTGCCGCGCAATCCCCTGCTGGCTGACTACCTGTTGGGCGTCGCCCTGGACCGCAGGCTCGAACCGCTGCCCAACGAACAGGTCAACGACGAGCTGGCGACGCTGCGCCACCAACGCATCAATGTGGTGCGCCACACCAAGAGCCTGTCGGAGGACACCCGCTGGCTCGGCGAGCGCAGCTGA
- a CDS encoding tyrosine-protein phosphatase, with protein sequence MTANPASQPAPGAHIELESLPNLRDIGGYPIAGGGRVRTGVLYRSAALSRLSPADADALQRRDIRTIFDFRTEVERTAQSDVVPDGMHVVLADVLADAASAAPDEMLEAIKDPLRASQLLAGDQTAAIFDETYRQIVSSDSALRAYRSFFTDIADPANRPALFHCTSGKDRTGWAAAALLLLLGVDEADVFHDYELTNQYLPRSAAAMIKKFTGGGGDPSTLTPVLGVDPKYLQTALTEMTSRFGSITGYFRDGLGMDDDAQDTLRAALTA encoded by the coding sequence GTGACCGCGAACCCTGCCAGCCAACCCGCACCGGGAGCCCACATCGAGCTCGAGTCGCTGCCCAACCTGCGCGACATCGGCGGCTACCCGATCGCCGGCGGCGGCCGGGTGCGCACCGGCGTGCTCTACCGCTCGGCGGCGCTGAGCCGCCTGTCCCCCGCCGATGCCGACGCCCTGCAGCGCCGCGACATCCGCACGATCTTCGACTTCCGCACCGAGGTGGAACGCACCGCCCAATCCGACGTGGTGCCCGACGGCATGCACGTGGTGCTCGCCGACGTGCTGGCCGACGCCGCCAGTGCGGCCCCCGACGAGATGCTCGAGGCCATCAAGGACCCCCTGCGTGCCTCGCAGCTGCTCGCCGGCGACCAGACCGCAGCCATCTTCGACGAGACCTACCGCCAGATCGTCTCGTCCGACAGCGCCCTGCGCGCCTACCGGTCCTTCTTCACCGACATTGCCGACCCGGCGAACCGCCCGGCCCTGTTCCACTGCACCTCCGGCAAGGACCGCACCGGCTGGGCCGCGGCCGCACTGCTGCTGCTCCTGGGCGTCGACGAGGCGGACGTCTTCCACGACTACGAACTGACGAACCAGTACCTGCCACGCAGCGCCGCGGCCATGATCAAGAAGTTCACCGGCGGCGGCGGCGACCCCTCGACGCTCACCCCCGTACTGGGCGTCGACCCCAAGTACCTGCAGACCGCGCTCACCGAGATGACCTCGCGGTTCGGCTCCATCACCGGCTATTTCCGCGACGGCCTGGGCATGGACGACGACGCCCAGGACACGCTGCGGGCAGCACTCACCGCCTGA
- a CDS encoding DUF3618 domain-containing protein yields MAQPETNIDRIRERIAASRDDLTYGIETLISTVHPTALKNRAIDEGKEFASEKADEAKSAFIDENGPRWDRIGTVALAAAGVIVLAISVRGLGRVIRGK; encoded by the coding sequence GTGGCTCAGCCCGAAACCAATATTGACCGGATCCGGGAACGCATTGCCGCCTCCCGCGACGACCTGACCTACGGCATTGAGACGCTCATCTCGACCGTCCACCCGACGGCGCTGAAGAACCGCGCCATCGACGAGGGCAAGGAATTCGCCTCCGAGAAGGCCGACGAGGCCAAGTCGGCATTCATCGACGAGAACGGCCCCCGCTGGGACCGCATCGGCACCGTGGCACTGGCTGCTGCCGGCGTGATCGTGCTGGCGATTTCCGTGCGTGGCCTGGGCCGCGTCATCCGCGGCAAGTGA